The Verrucomicrobiota bacterium DNA window CGCACCTCGGTGCAGCCCTACTTCGATAAACTTACTACAAAGGTATTGGATTGACCCTTTTAGCGAAGCGTGGCGTAGCCTTGGCGGAGACAGGTGGTTAAGAAACTACTAAGAAAAATGTTTAACTACGAAATGCGCAGAATTACGCGAAAAACTGAAACTGATTCCCTTTAAGAAGCTTAAGCTAACCACGAATCGACACGAATAGTAAGTTCTGAAAAAGGGCAAAATAATTTCGATCATTCGTGTCAATTGGTGATGGTTCCATTCGTGGTTAAGGAATCATTACAATATCTGTGCCTATCTGAGCAATCTGTGGTTAGGTTAAACTTTGGTTGCGGCTTGGCTGCTATAAGTCCATTCGAAATTAATTAACTTCTATGCCAAGATCCCTTTAACCAGTTTTCCATGCACATCGGTTAATCGGTAATGCCGGCCCTGGAATTTGTAGGTCAGGCGTTTGTGGTCGATACCGAGGATGTGGAGTAGGGTCGCATGCAGATCATGCACATGAACGGGATTCTCCGTTATGTTGTAGCAATACTCATCCGTCGCTCCGTAGGTGATGCCTTGTTTGATACCGGCTCCTGTTAGGAAAATAGTGAAGCAGCGTGGATGGTGATCCCGACCATAGTTCGATTCGGTGAGTGTGCCCTGGCTGTAAATGGTGCGTCCGAATTCGCCTCCCCAAACGACAAGCGTGTCTTCCAGAAGTCCCCGCCGTTCCAAGTCCTCAATCAGAGCGGCTGTTGCCTGGTCGCTATCGTAGCATTGGCCCTTAATTTGTTTGGGCAGAGTTTTGTGTTGGTCCCACCCCATGTGAAACAGCTGCACAAAACGAACGTCACGTTCAATCAGGCGTCGCGCCATGATGCAGTTGCTGGCGTAAGTTCCGCGCGTTCTGGACTCTGGTCCATAGGCTTCAAACGTTGAGTCTGGTTCATCTGAAACATCGGTCAGATCAGGGACGGATGTTTGCATGCGGTAGGCCAACTCATACTGGGAAATACGGGTAGCGATTTCGGGATCTCCAGCCTGCTCATAGCGATATTGGTTAATGGCGTTCAGGTCATCGAGCATTCGGCGGCGGGTGAGGTGGTCGATGCCATCCGGATTGTTTAGATAAAGAACGGGATCTCCCACACCGCGAAACTTTACTCCCTGGTGAGTGGTAGGTAGAAAACCACTTCCCCAGAGCCGATCATAAAGCGGCTGACCGCCCGGGCGACCAGTGCCGGTTGAGACCATCGCTACAAAATCCGGAAGATCTTTGTTCAAGCTTCCCAGTCCGTAGGATAACCAGGAGCCGATGCTGGGTCGACCGGCGATCTGCGAGCCGGTCTGAAAGAAGGTGATAGCCGGGTCGTGGTTGATCGCCTCGGTGTGCATCGATTTGATGAAGCATAACTTATCCGAGATCCGTGCAATGTTGGGCAGGAGTTCACTTACCCAGGCTCGGCTTTCGCCATGTTGTTTGAAGTCGAAAATGGTGGGTGCTACAGGAAATCGTTTTTGCCCCACAGTCATTCCAGTGAGTCTTTGGCCTCGGCGGATAGAATCCGGCAGATCCATATCGTACTGCTTCCTCATTTGAGGTTTCCAATCGAAAAGGTCCATTTGTGACGGAGCTCCCGATTGAAACAAATAAATGACGCGTTTTGCCTTGGCTGGAAAGTTCGGGAATTGATTCTTTGGTGAAGCCGCCAACAGATCCTTGCCGAGCAGGCTACCCAATGCCATGGTTCCCAGACCCGTGGCTGTTTTGCCAAAGAATTGGCGGCGGTTCATGAGAAGACGTGATTCGAGTAGTGGATCCATGGTTGTTTACTCCTTGGTAAGTGCTTCGTCCAGATTGAGAAGGATGTTGGAAATGGTAGTCATTGCCGCCAGGGCCGCAGGGTTCAGGCTTTGATCGGGTTTTGAAACTCCAACTGAAATAAGCTGTTCCGCTTTATCCGGATCGGAACGATAAGTAGTTAAATAGTCCTCATAACCTTTGGTTAGAATATCGAGAATTTCGGGTTCGGGAGAACGGGCGAGGAGAACGCGATAACCAAAAGCGATCTGATCTTTTTCCGAGGCTCCTCCTTCCATCATCATTCGCTCCGCCAGGCCTCGCGCGGCCTCCACAAATTGGGGATCGTTCATCAGGTTAAGCGCCTGAAGAGGAGTGTTGGTACGGCTAGAGCGGACGGAACACGCTTCACGTGCCGAGGTATCAAAGTTCATCATGGAGGGCGGTGGCACCGTGCGTCGCCAGAAGGTGTATAAACTTCTCCGGTATAGATCGTCTCCCTTGCCGACAATATACTTATAGCCCTTGGCGCTTACCTCATCCCAAAGTCCGGCAGGCTGATAGGGCATGACTGGAGGGCCTCCTATTTTTGGTGCCAGAAAACCTGATACAGCGAGTGCCTGATCCCGCAAAGCCTGACCGTCCAATCGGAATCTGGGGCCGCGGGCGAGGAATCGGTTATCCGGATCTTTCTCCAATAGTTCCGGAGTCACAAAAGAGGATTGACGATAGGTGGAGCTCATCACGATTCGTTTCTGCATCTCCTTCACATTCCATCCGCTTTCAATAAATTCACTGGCGAGCCAATCCATCAACTCGGGGTGGCTGGGAGATTCACCCTGCGATCCGAAATCTTCCGTTGATTTGACCAGGCCCGTGCCGAAATACATCTGCCAGTAACGGTTGATGGCCACCCGTGCTGTAAGAGGATTTTTTGGATCCACCAACCATTTAGCCAACCCCAGGCGATTACGTGGTAGCGAATTTCCCAAAGGAGGCAGGGCGCTCAGAGTGGAAGGTGAAAGCTCCTGGCTTTTGTCCGGATGATCGTAAGCGCCTCGGGTCAACAGATAGGTCTTTCGAGGCTTATCCATCTCTTCCATAATACTGACCGATGCCACTTTCTTATTCTCAAAATTCTCGAGCTTTGTTTTTTGCTCTTCGAGCATTTTCGTCAGGCTTTGGCCCTCCGCGTCTTCTCTTATCCAGGTAGTTTCCAGGAAGGATTGAACTGTTTTCTGGGAA harbors:
- a CDS encoding DUF1501 domain-containing protein; its protein translation is MDPLLESRLLMNRRQFFGKTATGLGTMALGSLLGKDLLAASPKNQFPNFPAKAKRVIYLFQSGAPSQMDLFDWKPQMRKQYDMDLPDSIRRGQRLTGMTVGQKRFPVAPTIFDFKQHGESRAWVSELLPNIARISDKLCFIKSMHTEAINHDPAITFFQTGSQIAGRPSIGSWLSYGLGSLNKDLPDFVAMVSTGTGRPGGQPLYDRLWGSGFLPTTHQGVKFRGVGDPVLYLNNPDGIDHLTRRRMLDDLNAINQYRYEQAGDPEIATRISQYELAYRMQTSVPDLTDVSDEPDSTFEAYGPESRTRGTYASNCIMARRLIERDVRFVQLFHMGWDQHKTLPKQIKGQCYDSDQATAALIEDLERRGLLEDTLVVWGGEFGRTIYSQGTLTESNYGRDHHPRCFTIFLTGAGIKQGITYGATDEYCYNITENPVHVHDLHATLLHILGIDHKRLTYKFQGRHYRLTDVHGKLVKGILA